Genomic window (Bacillota bacterium):
AAAGAAGCCGTAACTATTAACAACACGGCCAACAGTAAACTTAAGCGTTTTCGCATTTCTCTTCCCCCTTGATTATTGAAAGTCAGGATCAGGAATTCACCTCCTGATTTTTTCCTTCTATAGTACATAGACGAGTGTTCTGGCAAAAAGTTCCCAAAAAACCCGACCTGCATTAGGTCGGGGAAAAAGCGTATTTAGCCGGCTCTGTTTCATAAAGATCGCGTCCTCTGCTATCGATGAGAACCATTGTGGCTAGATCTTCAACGTAAAAGCGATGAATAGCTTCCGCGCCTAAGTCGGCGTAGGCAACTACGTCGACTCTTTTGATGGCCTGAGCCACCAGTGCTGCCGTGCCGCCCACCAGGCCCAGGTAAACGACGCCAAACTCCTTCATGGCAGCGATCACCTCCGGTGACCGCCGTCCTTTGCCGATCATCACCTTGAGCCCCTGCTCCAAGAGTGCCGGTGTGTACGGATCCATGCGCCCACTGGTGGTGGGTCCGGCTGAACCTGAAACCTGTCCCGGCTGGGCCGGGGTGGGGCCCACATAGTAGATTACCTGTCCCTGAAGGTCAAAAGGGAGCGGTTTACCGGCCCTCAGAGTCTCAATCAGCCGCTTATGAGCCGCGTCGCGAGCGGTATATATTGGTCCGGTTATGGTAACTACATCCCCGGCTTTAAGGCGCCGCACCTCTTCTGCGGTAACCGGCGGTTGCAACCGGTGTTTATCCATATTAGCTCACCTCCGGTTAGAGAACTGCTTCCTGCCGCCGGCAAGCATGGCAGACAATGTTTACCGCCACCGGCAGCCCGGCAATATGGGTGGGGTACCATTCAATGTTTACCGCCAGGGCAGTGGTGGAACCACCCAGCCCGGCCGGTCCGATTCCGGTTTCGTTAATTTCAGCCAAGAGTTCCTGTTCTAAATCAGCATACCGCCGGTCTAAGTTACGGCTACCCACAGGCCTTAAAGTAGCCCGCTTGGCCAACTCGGCCACTTTATCCATGGTACCGCCAATGCCGATACCCACTATGATCGGGGGACAGGGATTGGGGCCGGCTTGGCGCACCGTATCGAGAACAAACTGTTTGACTCCGTCCACCCCCGCCGCCGGAGTGAGCAGCTTGAGCGCACTCATATTCTCGCTGCCGAACCCTTTGGGTGTCACCAGAAAGCGCAAGTTCTCTCCCGGCACTATGCGCACATGAATCACCGCCGGGGTATTGTCTTTTGTATTAGTGCGGGCAAAGAGCGGGTCGGACACCACTGATTTACGCAAGTAACCCTCGGTGTACGCCTGGCGCACCCCTTCTTCCACCGCCTGTTCAAAGCTGCCACCCACTACATGGACATCTTGACCGTAATCCACAAAGACCACGGCCATCCCTGTATCCTGACAAATAGGCATTTTCTTGGCCGCCGCCAAGCGGTCGTTTTCGATTATCTGATCCAGCACCATCTGGCCAAACTGGGACAGTTCTGTCTCTTGCTGCTGCTTTAGCGCTGCTAAAATATCTGAGGGGATAAAGTAATTGGCCGAAACAAATAGATCTCGAACCACCTTAGTGATAGACGCCGCCTGGATTTCGCGCATGGTCATTCCCCTCTTTCTCAGTCTGTGTTCTTCTAACATACTACACGCAGCTACCCTTGGCAACAGATAAACTGACCCCCGTCCCTGACACTAGCCTTAGACCCGTCCGGCCCGGCCAGTCCGCAAACCAGCCTGAAGCTGATGATAAAGGCCTGGCACCATCTAAGTGATGCCAGGCCTTGTTCCGGTTCTCGCTTCTTGAAGTCCCGGTCAATAACCTTGTTTATTGGCCGTCGATCTTGTTTTCCACGGCTGCCAACACATCGTTAGCTAAGCAGCGGGCCGTTTGCGCTATCTGATCTATGTGCTCAGCCAGATCAGATTTAGCCGCTTGATCTTTAATCGAGCCCAGGTTGATCTTTACATTCAGGGCTGCTCCTTCCACCGCCGCCTGCGCCAGCAGTGCCGCCACGCCGGCATCACTTACGGCAGACGGATTCCCCTTTTCGGCTGCTATTTGAGACAGCTCCAGCACTCTCAAAGCTGTCTCCGCTGTTTTTAGCGGCACCTGGGCGGCATGGATCATGGTGGCTTGAATCCGGGCTTGACGATGCTCTTTCTCGGCAGCTGTCTCCCGGGGTAGCTTGAAAGCCGCCATTACCTGTTGAAAAGCCAAAGTATCTTCTTCCATAAGCTCGGCCAGTTGCCGGCGCACAACAGCGGCAGCTTGGATTAACTGAGACATGTATTCTTCGTCAGCGGCAAACTTTTCTTTCCCCTGAGTAAGGTTAGCCACCATGTTAACCAGCGCAGCTGCCAGCGCTCCAGTTAGGGCGGAAGCACTGCCGCCGCCGGGAGCCGGAGCAGCGGAAGCCAGCTGCTTCAGGAAATCATTCACCGTTAAATTAAGCATTTGCTAATCTCCTTTGTGGTCATGGTATGCCTAGGAACGGACCGACACAGGGGTCGGTCCCTACACCAAGCCTAGTTCCCCCTGTCAGGCCATCGGGATACTGATGGTTGCCGGACCCATCCTCAACGCGTAGCTTTAGCCCCAATTAAAAGAGCGAGGCGAACTAGGGAAAACCGCCGATGCATGTCTGAGCCCGTTAGGGCGAGTTCAGAGGCGGCCCGAGTGAGCCAAGCTCGGTCGTTCTGGCGGGCGCCGCGGAGCGTGAGGATGGGCCCGGCAACCGCCAAGACCTGTCGTCTTAACATATACCCAAAGCGGGCCGACACAGGGGTCGGTCCCTACTATTCCCACAGCCTGGTCTCGATGATCTGTTCCAGCTGAAAGTCCTCCAAGCGCAGGTAAAAGGCGGCGGCATCCACCAAGGCCTGCATAGGCGTGAGCCCGATAATCTCACTGCCCACTATGTTTGCCCCGTGGCGGGCCGCTTCGTTTTTGATCGTCTCAAAGACTCGGTGCAAAGGTGTGGTTCTGTAATTGCACATGTTGATAGTCACTTGGGCCAGATTGCGCTCTTCGATCATGATCCCCAGCGCCTTTACATTCTTATAGCCGCCGCTAGATTCGCGGATGGCTTTGGCGATGCTCTTGGCAATGGTTACGTCAGCAGTATCAAGATTAACGTTAAAAGCAATGAGAAACTCCCTGGCGCCCACGGCAGTGGCACCGGCGGTAGGATGAGTCTCATGGGGGCCAAAATCCGGCCAGCGCTCTGGGGTCTTGATAGCTTCTTTTAGCCCTTCATATTGGCCAGCTCGAATCTGGGGCAGCGTTGTTAAGTGGGGCCCGGTAGAAGCCTGTTCGTATAAATAAACCGGGATCCCCAATTTCTCCGCTATTTCTTGCCCTAAATCTCGGGCTAAATCCACACACTCGGCCATGGTAGCTTCAGCCAGTGGGGTAAAGGGAATTACGTCAGTAGCCCCAATGCGGGGATGTTCCCCCTGGTGCTTATTCATATCAATTAACTCAGCCGCCTTAGCACAGGCTTTAAAAGCCGCCTGCTTGGCCGCCTCCGGTTCACCCACAAAGGTGACCACGGTACGATTGTGGCTGGCATCAGGCAAAGCATCCAGCAGCCGCACTCCAGTCGTCTGACGGATCTCAGCTAAAATGGCCTCGATTACCTCTGGCCGCCGTCCCTCACTGAAATTAGGTACACATTCAACTAAACGTGCCATGTATGTTCGCTCCTCGCTTCTTAATCAAACATTATTTACTGGAAACGGATATGGGACAAATAATGGAAATGAAAAGCGATCCATTGGATCGATCCTTCGCTATCGCTACCTCCGCTTCGCTCCCCACGCTTCGCTCTGGGCAGGCTGGACAGGCAGGATGAAATTTAAAGGTCCTTCACGATCGCCTACGATGACAAAAAAGGCTTTTCAACAACCCTATTTGCCCCCGGGGCTATTACAGCTCAAGACAGGTTCCAATTTTTTTGGGATAGTGAACACTTGGCCCTTTTTCACTACAGTCTTGACAAGGTTTGTGCCGAAACGGTACATGATGAAATCTAGATCAGGGGCATCCCACAGCACCACGTCAGCCTGTTTGCCGGGCTCAAGGGTGCCGATCGAGTCCGCTCTGTTAATGGCAGCAGCAGCATTGAGGGTCACAGCCGTGAGGACTTCCTCCGGTGTCAGTTTATACTTCATGCAGGCCAGGTTCATAATGAGCTGCAACGACTCTGTGGGGCAAGAGCCAGGGTTAAAATCGGTGGCTAAGGCCACTGGGACTCCAGCCGCAATCATATCCCGAGCCCGGGCAAATTTAGCCCCTAAATTAAGAGATGTAGCCGGTAGCAGCACGGCGATCGTCCCGCTTTGACTCATATCTTCAATGCCCTGATCGGTAGCATGGATAAGGTGCTCAGCTGAAATAGCCCCCACCTGAGCCGCCATGCTAGCGCCGCCTAAGGCAGT
Coding sequences:
- a CDS encoding Fe-S-containing hydro-lyase, whose amino-acid sequence is MDKHRLQPPVTAEEVRRLKAGDVVTITGPIYTARDAAHKRLIETLRAGKPLPFDLQGQVIYYVGPTPAQPGQVSGSAGPTTSGRMDPYTPALLEQGLKVMIGKGRRSPEVIAAMKEFGVVYLGLVGGTAALVAQAIKRVDVVAYADLGAEAIHRFYVEDLATMVLIDSRGRDLYETEPAKYAFSPT
- a CDS encoding fumarate hydratase; this encodes MREIQAASITKVVRDLFVSANYFIPSDILAALKQQQETELSQFGQMVLDQIIENDRLAAAKKMPICQDTGMAVVFVDYGQDVHVVGGSFEQAVEEGVRQAYTEGYLRKSVVSDPLFARTNTKDNTPAVIHVRIVPGENLRFLVTPKGFGSENMSALKLLTPAAGVDGVKQFVLDTVRQAGPNPCPPIIVGIGIGGTMDKVAELAKRATLRPVGSRNLDRRYADLEQELLAEINETGIGPAGLGGSTTALAVNIEWYPTHIAGLPVAVNIVCHACRRQEAVL
- a CDS encoding cyclodeaminase/cyclohydrolase family protein; this translates as MLNLTVNDFLKQLASAAPAPGGGSASALTGALAAALVNMVANLTQGKEKFAADEEYMSQLIQAAAVVRRQLAELMEEDTLAFQQVMAAFKLPRETAAEKEHRQARIQATMIHAAQVPLKTAETALRVLELSQIAAEKGNPSAVSDAGVAALLAQAAVEGAALNVKINLGSIKDQAAKSDLAEHIDQIAQTARCLANDVLAAVENKIDGQ
- the ftcD gene encoding glutamate formimidoyltransferase produces the protein MARLVECVPNFSEGRRPEVIEAILAEIRQTTGVRLLDALPDASHNRTVVTFVGEPEAAKQAAFKACAKAAELIDMNKHQGEHPRIGATDVIPFTPLAEATMAECVDLARDLGQEIAEKLGIPVYLYEQASTGPHLTTLPQIRAGQYEGLKEAIKTPERWPDFGPHETHPTAGATAVGAREFLIAFNVNLDTADVTIAKSIAKAIRESSGGYKNVKALGIMIEERNLAQVTINMCNYRTTPLHRVFETIKNEAARHGANIVGSEIIGLTPMQALVDAAAFYLRLEDFQLEQIIETRLWE